The Pseudomonas sp. FP2309 genome has a window encoding:
- a CDS encoding LysE family translocator encodes MSVETWLLFSGAALIVILIPGPLSLLMISNSLNYGLRRSYPAFLGGVFASICLLSASALGLGALLLASEQLFSALKIAGALYLFYLAWQSWQQSRLPSQGAVVPQAAAVPRFRALFGRAFVLGASNPKDILFFAAFLPQFLSSEQPFLPQLLIMIATWTVLDLLCKLAYGLGAHGAARYLRSGKGQSWFNRVSAGLFGGAGAASLLSH; translated from the coding sequence ATGAGTGTGGAAACCTGGCTGCTGTTCAGCGGCGCTGCCTTGATCGTGATCCTGATTCCAGGCCCCCTGTCGTTGCTGATGATCAGCAACAGCCTCAACTACGGCCTGCGCCGTTCGTACCCGGCCTTTCTCGGCGGAGTGTTTGCCTCGATCTGTCTGTTGAGCGCTTCGGCCCTGGGCCTGGGCGCGCTGTTGCTGGCCTCGGAGCAGCTATTCAGCGCCTTGAAGATCGCCGGTGCGCTGTATCTGTTCTACCTCGCCTGGCAGAGTTGGCAGCAATCGCGCCTGCCGTCCCAGGGCGCGGTTGTGCCGCAAGCGGCTGCGGTGCCGCGCTTTCGTGCCTTGTTTGGCCGCGCCTTTGTACTGGGCGCCAGCAACCCCAAGGACATCCTGTTTTTTGCCGCGTTCCTGCCGCAGTTTCTCAGCAGTGAGCAACCGTTTTTACCGCAGTTGCTGATCATGATCGCCACCTGGACCGTGCTCGACCTGCTGTGCAAGCTGGCTTACGGCCTCGGCGCCCATGGTGCTGCGCGGTACCTGCGCAGCGGCAAGGGCCAGAGTTGGTTCAATCGCGTGAGCGCCGGGTTGTTTGGCGGCGCCGGGGCCGCATCGTTGCTCAGCCACTGA
- a CDS encoding NCS2 family permease has protein sequence MDSRKSEAPLDLAPPNLAPVKQGWLERLFKLSVHGTTVKTELIAGLTTFITMAYIIFVNPNIMADAGIDHGAAFVATCIAAALGCLLMGLYANWPVGLAPGMGLNAFFTYTVVGTMGYNWETALGAVFISGVLFMILTLSRIREWLLNSIPVSLRHAMGAGVGLFLGVIGLKTAGIIVDSPATLIKLGSLHEPAPLLAAICFLLIAILSYHRVFGAILLSIIAVTLAGWGLGLVQYQGIVATPPSLAPTWMAMDVMGVFNVSMISVVFAFLFVHMFDTAGTLMGVAQRAGLVNPDGRIENLSRALKADSASSVFGAMVGVPPVTSYVESAAGVAAGGRTGLTAVTVGVLFVAAMFFAPLAGMIPAYATAGALIYVAMLMMSGMAHIEWDEATDSIPAIVTMIMMPLTFSVADGIALGFITYVALKAGTGKHKEISLSLWALCAIFIAKFVFL, from the coding sequence GTGGATAGCCGCAAATCCGAAGCCCCGCTGGACCTTGCCCCGCCAAACCTCGCCCCCGTCAAGCAGGGCTGGCTGGAACGCCTGTTCAAATTGAGCGTGCATGGCACCACAGTGAAGACCGAGCTGATCGCCGGCCTCACCACCTTCATCACCATGGCCTACATCATCTTCGTCAACCCCAACATCATGGCCGACGCCGGCATCGATCACGGCGCCGCGTTCGTCGCCACCTGCATTGCCGCAGCACTCGGTTGCCTGTTGATGGGCCTGTACGCCAACTGGCCCGTGGGGCTGGCGCCGGGCATGGGTTTGAATGCGTTTTTTACCTACACCGTGGTCGGAACCATGGGCTACAACTGGGAAACCGCGCTGGGCGCGGTGTTTATCTCGGGCGTGCTGTTCATGATCCTGACCCTGTCGCGCATTCGCGAATGGCTGCTCAACAGCATCCCGGTGAGCCTGCGCCATGCCATGGGCGCAGGTGTCGGTCTGTTTCTCGGGGTGATCGGCCTGAAGACCGCCGGCATCATCGTCGACAGCCCGGCCACGCTGATCAAGCTGGGTTCACTGCATGAACCGGCGCCACTGCTGGCGGCCATCTGCTTTTTGCTGATCGCGATCCTCAGCTATCACCGTGTATTCGGCGCGATCCTGCTGAGCATCATCGCCGTGACGCTGGCCGGCTGGGGCTTGGGTCTGGTGCAGTATCAGGGCATCGTCGCCACCCCGCCGAGCCTGGCGCCGACCTGGATGGCCATGGATGTGATGGGCGTGTTCAACGTCAGCATGATCAGCGTGGTGTTTGCCTTTTTGTTTGTGCACATGTTCGACACTGCCGGCACCTTGATGGGCGTGGCCCAGCGCGCCGGCCTGGTGAACCCCGACGGCAGGATCGAAAACCTCTCCCGCGCTTTGAAAGCCGACAGTGCGTCCAGCGTGTTCGGCGCCATGGTCGGCGTGCCCCCGGTAACCAGCTACGTAGAAAGTGCCGCGGGCGTGGCGGCCGGTGGGCGCACCGGGCTGACAGCCGTCACGGTGGGCGTATTGTTTGTGGCGGCGATGTTTTTTGCACCGCTGGCAGGCATGATTCCTGCATATGCCACGGCGGGCGCGTTGATCTACGTGGCGATGCTGATGATGAGCGGCATGGCGCATATCGAATGGGACGAAGCCACCGACAGCATTCCGGCGATCGTCACCATGATCATGATGCCGCTGACCTTCTCGGTCGCCGATGGCATCGCCCTGGGCTTTATCACGTACGTGGCGCTCAAGGCCGGCACCGGCAAGCACAAGGAAATTTCCTTGAGCCTGTGGGCGTTGTGCGCAATTTTCATCGCCAAGTTTGTCTTCCTGTAA